In Elusimicrobiota bacterium, one DNA window encodes the following:
- a CDS encoding glucose-6-phosphate isomerase — MKNCSPASAPKNWPSNWPPPKDDPVKTKNVPVGLPAQLPGIDLPDALGELKEENVPQRLWAKDPSLWKSDPQIQNTIRNRLGWLDLPSVMGSAVAELAAFAAEVRRAGIKDVVLLGMGGSSLCPEVLRQVIGARAGSPRLSVLDTTDPGAILAVAKAVNLRKALFIVSSKSGGTIEVNSLFRYFWAKVEAVQKTKTGASFVAVTDPGTTLERLAKEKKFRRVFLAPPDVGGRYSALTYFGLVPAALLGIDVKRFLERAARVANESGPGQDPSENPSVWLGAVLGAAAEAGRDKVTLWTAPELRAFGIWAEQLIAESTGKEGTGLVPAENEPVPPAEIDGRDRVFVYLGLKGSKGTGPALKALAAMEKAGHPVVRLELSDRYDLAGEFFRWEMATAVAGQLMGINPFDEPNVSESKANTTRILAQFEAARALPEEAPAVTEKGVSLWSTGKVRGDSPSAVLGDFLSATRPGDYVALMAYVTPDKARTAALQGLRRRVGKITGRATTLGFGPRFLHSTGQLHKGGAANGVFIQITAADAADAVVPGAGYGFTTLKMAQALGDFQSLREHGRRAVRIHLSKNATRDLAALTGKIKAPVSAA, encoded by the coding sequence ATGAAAAACTGCTCGCCAGCCTCCGCGCCAAAAAATTGGCCCTCGAACTGGCCGCCGCCAAAGGATGATCCCGTGAAAACCAAAAACGTTCCCGTGGGCCTGCCCGCCCAATTGCCCGGCATCGATTTGCCCGACGCCTTGGGGGAATTGAAGGAAGAAAACGTTCCGCAGCGTCTGTGGGCGAAGGACCCATCGCTTTGGAAATCCGACCCCCAAATTCAAAACACGATTCGAAACCGGTTGGGCTGGCTGGACTTGCCGTCGGTCATGGGCAGCGCGGTGGCGGAATTGGCCGCCTTTGCCGCCGAAGTTCGGCGGGCCGGCATCAAGGACGTTGTGCTGCTCGGCATGGGCGGTTCGAGCCTCTGTCCCGAAGTTCTGCGTCAGGTGATTGGGGCCCGGGCGGGGTCTCCGCGCTTGTCGGTTCTCGACACCACCGACCCCGGCGCGATCCTGGCGGTGGCGAAGGCCGTCAATCTTCGGAAGGCGCTTTTTATCGTTTCCAGCAAGTCCGGGGGAACGATCGAGGTCAATTCCTTGTTCCGCTATTTTTGGGCCAAGGTGGAGGCCGTTCAAAAAACCAAGACGGGGGCTTCCTTCGTGGCGGTCACCGACCCGGGCACGACGTTGGAGCGGCTGGCCAAAGAAAAGAAATTCCGTCGGGTGTTCCTGGCCCCGCCGGACGTGGGCGGGCGTTACTCGGCCCTGACTTATTTCGGCCTGGTGCCGGCGGCTCTTCTCGGCATCGATGTGAAACGGTTTTTGGAACGGGCGGCGCGGGTCGCCAACGAATCGGGTCCCGGGCAGGATCCGTCGGAAAATCCGTCGGTTTGGCTGGGCGCCGTTTTGGGCGCGGCGGCCGAAGCCGGGCGGGACAAGGTGACTCTTTGGACGGCGCCGGAGTTGCGCGCTTTTGGAATCTGGGCCGAGCAATTGATCGCCGAAAGCACCGGCAAAGAAGGCACGGGATTGGTCCCCGCCGAAAACGAGCCGGTGCCCCCCGCCGAAATCGACGGGCGCGACCGCGTGTTCGTTTATTTGGGACTTAAGGGATCCAAGGGGACCGGGCCGGCGCTCAAGGCGCTGGCCGCGATGGAAAAGGCGGGCCACCCCGTCGTTCGTCTCGAATTGTCCGACCGTTACGATTTGGCCGGGGAATTTTTCCGTTGGGAAATGGCGACGGCGGTGGCCGGTCAATTGATGGGCATCAATCCCTTCGATGAGCCGAACGTGTCGGAAAGCAAGGCCAACACCACGCGCATCCTCGCCCAGTTCGAAGCGGCCCGGGCGTTGCCCGAGGAGGCGCCCGCCGTGACGGAGAAGGGCGTTTCCCTCTGGTCCACGGGGAAGGTTCGCGGGGATTCCCCGAGCGCGGTTCTCGGCGATTTCCTTTCGGCCACGCGCCCGGGGGATTACGTGGCCCTCATGGCCTACGTGACCCCGGACAAAGCGCGCACGGCGGCGCTTCAGGGTCTTCGCCGGCGGGTGGGGAAAATCACGGGGCGCGCTACGACTTTGGGGTTCGGCCCCCGGTTCCTGCATTCCACCGGACAGCTCCACAAAGGCGGGGCGGCCAACGGGGTGTTCATTCAGATCACCGCCGCGGACGCGGCCGACGCCGTCGTGCCGGGCGCGGGGTATGGGTTCACCACCCTCAAGATGGCCCAGGCCCTGGGCGATTTTCAATCTTTGCGGGAACACGGTCGTCGAGCCGTACGGATTCATCTTTCCAAAAACGCGACGCGCGATCTGGCCGCTTTAACCGGGAAAATCAAAGCCCCCGTTTCCGCCGCGTAA
- the gnd gene encoding decarboxylating 6-phosphogluconate dehydrogenase, translating to MDIGFVGLGRMGANMVERLLRGGHRVVAYNRSPEKTREIMTKGAEGIFALADFAKTLKPPRAVWVMVPSGDATETTINELGKILTPGDLVVDGGNSRHSDSRRRSDSLTARGFSFVDSGTSGGVWGLQNGYCLMVGGTPADIARLAPIFSTLAPPNGWLHCGPAGSGHFVKMVHNGIEYAMMQGYAEGFEILRASPYALDLGRISHLWNQGSVVRSWLLELAERAFAKDKDLSGLMDFVQDSGEGRWTVEQAIETGVPAPTIALSLFARFSSQQPESFAGKVLAALRQEFGGHPVKSKSPGA from the coding sequence ATGGACATCGGTTTCGTCGGCCTCGGACGCATGGGGGCCAACATGGTGGAACGCCTTCTTCGCGGCGGCCACCGGGTCGTCGCTTACAACCGCTCGCCGGAAAAAACCCGTGAAATCATGACCAAAGGCGCCGAGGGCATTTTTGCCTTGGCGGATTTCGCCAAAACGCTCAAACCGCCCCGCGCCGTCTGGGTCATGGTCCCCTCGGGGGACGCCACCGAAACCACCATCAACGAATTGGGCAAAATTCTAACCCCCGGCGACCTCGTGGTGGACGGCGGGAATTCCCGCCACTCCGATTCCCGACGTCGATCGGACTCCCTGACCGCGCGGGGATTCTCCTTCGTCGATTCCGGAACCTCCGGCGGGGTTTGGGGGTTGCAAAACGGGTATTGCCTGATGGTGGGGGGAACCCCGGCGGACATCGCGCGCCTGGCCCCGATTTTTTCCACGTTGGCGCCGCCCAACGGGTGGTTGCATTGCGGTCCCGCCGGGTCCGGCCACTTCGTTAAAATGGTTCACAACGGCATTGAATACGCGATGATGCAGGGCTACGCCGAAGGGTTTGAAATCCTTCGCGCCTCGCCCTACGCCCTGGATTTGGGGCGCATTTCACATTTGTGGAATCAGGGGAGCGTCGTCCGCTCCTGGCTGCTGGAACTGGCCGAACGGGCTTTCGCCAAGGACAAAGACCTTTCCGGGTTGATGGATTTCGTCCAAGACTCCGGCGAAGGCCGCTGGACGGTGGAACAAGCCATTGAAACCGGCGTTCCCGCGCCGACCATCGCCCTGTCGTTGTTCGCCCGGTTTTCCTCCCAACAACCCGAATCCTTCGCCGGCAAAGTGCTTGCCGCCTTGCGTCAGGAATTCGGCGGTCACCCCGTTAAATCCAAGAGCCCGGGCGCATGA
- the pgl gene encoding 6-phosphogluconolactonase, with product MSAPTRRIFSTPADLARAAADRVAELLRRRAAQSKVLSLVLTGGRTPDLLYQRLFDPRRTPGVPWAKIHLFWGDERMVPFRDPASNAGNARKAFGRKPPIPRSRQHPFFTVPGRSVDDARRFESHLRRWFRGRRPDVVLLGVGEDGHTASLFPGAPALAAKRRWVLPVEDAPKPPPRRLTLTLPFFNRARHVLFLVRGGDKREVLRRVWSRRGRTLPAARVRPSRGTVEWFVDRPAFPGG from the coding sequence ATGAGCGCCCCGACGCGGCGGATTTTTTCCACCCCCGCGGATTTGGCCCGGGCGGCCGCGGACCGGGTGGCCGAACTGCTTCGTCGACGCGCCGCCCAATCGAAGGTCCTCTCGCTCGTTTTGACGGGGGGACGAACCCCCGATCTTTTGTATCAACGCTTGTTCGACCCCCGCCGGACGCCCGGGGTCCCCTGGGCCAAGATCCATCTGTTTTGGGGCGACGAACGGATGGTCCCTTTCCGCGACCCCGCCAGCAACGCCGGAAACGCCCGTAAAGCCTTTGGGCGAAAACCGCCGATTCCCCGGTCCCGGCAACACCCCTTTTTCACCGTTCCCGGCCGATCCGTCGACGATGCCCGCCGGTTTGAATCCCATCTCCGCCGTTGGTTTCGGGGACGCCGACCGGACGTGGTCTTGCTGGGGGTGGGGGAGGATGGCCACACGGCTTCGTTGTTCCCGGGGGCTCCGGCTTTGGCGGCAAAACGCCGTTGGGTCCTGCCGGTGGAGGACGCGCCCAAACCGCCCCCTCGTCGGTTGACGCTCACCCTGCCCTTCTTCAATCGGGCGCGCCACGTGCTTTTTCTGGTTCGCGGGGGGGATAAAAGGGAAGTTCTCCGCCGAGTCTGGTCCCGCCGCGGGAGGACCCTCCCGGCCGCCCGGGTTCGGCCGTCCCGGGGTACCGTGGAGTGGTTTGTGGACCGCCCGGCCTTTCCCGGGGGGTAG
- a CDS encoding PilT/PilU family type 4a pilus ATPase gives MAVDINKLFQTMIRSGISDIHFKAGTPPMVRMHGRLMSSGFNKMAPEHIEELANLLMSEEQRKSFQRESELDMSYHVPDLSRFRVNIYRQKGSVALSLRVVPLQAKTFEELNLPTDTMKKICTNTRGMILVAGITGAGKTTTLNSMVDYINKNYAYNMITIEDPIEYYHANEKSSIAQREVGNDTPSFASAVKHLLRQDPDVVVLGEMRDAESIQAGITAAETGHLVLGTIHTMDAAQTMGRLLESYHPAEQAGAKARIANVLKGIVAQRLLESADGRDRFPATEILVVTSLIRKLLMEDKFPEVNKAIEQGQYYGMHSFDQDIIRLFNERKITKEEALDASTNPDDLLVKMNTLRLGDM, from the coding sequence GTGGCCGTTGACATCAACAAGCTTTTTCAAACAATGATCCGAAGCGGCATTTCGGACATCCACTTCAAGGCGGGAACGCCGCCCATGGTGCGTATGCATGGGCGTTTGATGTCGTCCGGCTTCAACAAGATGGCGCCGGAACACATCGAGGAATTGGCCAACCTCCTGATGAGCGAGGAGCAACGAAAATCTTTTCAACGGGAAAGCGAATTGGACATGTCCTACCACGTGCCGGACCTGTCCCGGTTCCGCGTCAATATTTACCGGCAAAAAGGGTCCGTGGCGCTGTCCCTGCGGGTCGTCCCCCTGCAGGCCAAAACCTTCGAGGAATTGAATCTCCCGACGGACACGATGAAAAAGATTTGCACGAACACCCGGGGCATGATCCTGGTGGCGGGCATCACCGGGGCGGGGAAAACGACGACCCTGAACTCCATGGTGGACTACATCAACAAGAACTACGCCTACAACATGATCACCATCGAGGACCCCATCGAGTATTACCACGCCAACGAAAAATCCTCCATCGCCCAGCGCGAAGTGGGGAACGACACGCCGTCTTTCGCCTCGGCGGTCAAGCATTTGCTCCGCCAGGACCCCGACGTGGTGGTGCTGGGGGAAATGCGGGACGCGGAATCGATCCAGGCCGGCATCACCGCCGCGGAAACCGGCCACCTGGTGCTGGGCACCATTCACACCATGGACGCCGCCCAAACCATGGGGCGCCTTTTGGAATCCTACCATCCGGCCGAACAGGCCGGCGCCAAAGCCCGCATCGCCAACGTGTTGAAGGGCATCGTCGCTCAGCGGCTCCTGGAATCGGCCGACGGCCGGGACCGTTTTCCCGCGACGGAGATTTTGGTCGTCACCTCCTTGATCCGGAAACTGCTGATGGAAGATAAATTTCCGGAAGTGAACAAGGCCATCGAGCAGGGCCAGTACTACGGAATGCATTCCTTCGACCAGGACATCATCCGTTTGTTCAACGAACGGAAAATCACGAAGGAAGAGGCCCTGGACGCCTCCACGAACCCCGATGATTTGCTGGTCAAAATGAACACCCTCCGCCTGGGGGACATGTAG
- a CDS encoding chromosomal replication initiator protein DnaA — protein MARARGRKGQAVTVAPPDSAQGSGDTRLIPSYTFEEFVIGPHNRFPHAAALAVSENLGKAYNPLFIYGPVGIGKTHLMQAVGHRVLQRDSKTRVLYVTAQQFMSEVIELLQAGNLNALRERYRALDLLLVDDIQFLATSEATQEEFFHMFNDLHSAGKQIIMTSDRPPKMLTTLEDRLRSRFEWGLIADIKHTNLETRVAILRKKEGHLKGVRLADDIRIYIASRLKSNIRELEGFLRRVQAYSQLNNQDVTLVLVKEIMKELLPPEEWVDDPVVEEPAPMESAPAPAEEPAPLESAPAPAEPEAALESLPAAEPPIEARPSVPEEGAPGLALPEVPSEPETPAPLGQEFDNAMAGIGSSLELGGGDAPAEAPMASAAEAPGSSNFVKGEDEQVVAVPSNPGDIPVVFFFPTGKEKELGQMKKKFGDIIRKHKLKFSLFPALEVPYPMDSSLSYELFSTKCKRAGVMIAVVLGPSPDGTLGEAVFFHRLQELFEQQDLSLQLIPWDELAKDYRFLNLALDITLLRIKQKGKP, from the coding sequence TTGGCGCGCGCGCGCGGCCGGAAAGGGCAAGCGGTGACCGTGGCCCCTCCCGATTCCGCCCAGGGGTCCGGCGACACCCGCCTGATTCCGTCCTACACGTTTGAGGAATTCGTCATCGGGCCTCACAACCGCTTTCCCCACGCGGCGGCGTTGGCCGTGTCCGAAAATTTAGGCAAAGCCTACAACCCTCTTTTCATATACGGTCCGGTCGGCATCGGAAAAACGCATTTGATGCAGGCGGTCGGCCACCGGGTGCTTCAGCGGGACTCGAAAACCCGCGTCCTCTACGTCACCGCCCAGCAGTTTATGTCGGAAGTCATTGAATTGCTTCAGGCGGGCAACTTGAACGCCCTTCGGGAGCGTTACCGGGCCTTGGACCTGCTTCTGGTCGACGATATTCAATTCTTGGCCACGTCGGAGGCCACGCAAGAGGAATTTTTTCACATGTTCAATGATTTGCATTCGGCCGGCAAGCAAATCATCATGACGTCCGATCGCCCGCCCAAAATGCTGACCACCTTGGAAGACCGCCTTCGCAGTCGATTTGAATGGGGCCTCATCGCCGACATTAAGCACACCAATTTGGAAACGCGCGTCGCCATCCTCCGGAAAAAAGAAGGGCATCTCAAAGGCGTTCGTTTAGCCGACGACATTCGGATTTACATCGCCAGCCGGCTTAAATCCAACATTCGGGAACTGGAGGGATTTTTACGCCGGGTTCAGGCCTATTCCCAGCTCAACAACCAGGACGTGACCTTGGTGCTGGTCAAGGAAATCATGAAGGAACTATTGCCGCCCGAAGAGTGGGTGGACGATCCCGTCGTGGAGGAACCGGCCCCGATGGAGTCGGCCCCCGCGCCCGCGGAGGAACCGGCCCCGTTGGAGTCGGCCCCCGCGCCCGCGGAACCCGAGGCCGCGTTGGAGTCTTTGCCCGCGGCGGAGCCCCCGATTGAAGCGCGGCCTTCCGTCCCGGAGGAAGGGGCTCCCGGTTTGGCACTCCCCGAGGTGCCTTCGGAGCCAGAGACCCCCGCTCCCCTCGGGCAGGAATTCGACAACGCCATGGCGGGCATCGGGTCCTCGTTGGAATTGGGGGGGGGCGACGCCCCGGCCGAGGCCCCAATGGCGTCGGCGGCGGAAGCTCCCGGATCGTCCAATTTCGTCAAAGGAGAGGACGAACAGGTGGTGGCGGTTCCCTCCAACCCCGGGGACATCCCCGTGGTGTTCTTTTTCCCGACGGGAAAAGAAAAAGAACTGGGCCAAATGAAAAAGAAATTCGGGGACATCATCCGCAAGCACAAACTTAAATTTTCCCTGTTTCCGGCCTTGGAAGTCCCCTACCCCATGGACAGTTCGTTGTCCTACGAGTTGTTCTCCACCAAATGCAAACGCGCCGGCGTCATGATCGCCGTCGTGCTCGGCCCCTCGCCGGACGGGACCTTGGGGGAGGCCGTCTTTTTTCATCGGCTCCAGGAACTTTTTGAGCAGCAGGATTTGTCCCTCCAGCTGATTCCGTGGGACGAGTTGGCAAAGGACTACCGCTTTTTAAACCTCGCCCTGGACATTACGCTTCTCCGCATCAAACAAAAAGGCAAACCTTAA
- the tal gene encoding transaldolase, producing the protein MSRLEQLAARGQSVWLDNITRGMLLSGELKTLIAQGVRGLTSNPTIFEKAIATGAEYDEPLRRLLAQKLTVEDIVERLVVEDIRGAADLFRPLYDRTSGEDGFVSIEVSPLHARNTDATLAEARRLWKWVDRPNVMIKIPATREGLPAIQRCLTDGININVTLIFSLERYDEVIQAYRAALESRAQQGLGVGVASVASFFISRIDSSVDKLIQEKIQTSPSAKEKDALLELLGKVAIANAKAAYRLFRKRFADEKFAALRTLGARPQRPLWASTGTKNPHYSDVLYLDQLIGASTVNTVPPATLAAFLDHGQVADTLEADADEALKALERLKAAKIDLRRVTETLEAEGVRLFAESYEKLLASLRAKKLALELAAAKG; encoded by the coding sequence ATGAGCCGACTTGAACAGCTGGCGGCGCGCGGGCAAAGCGTGTGGCTGGACAATATTACGCGGGGGATGCTTCTCTCCGGCGAATTAAAAACACTCATCGCCCAGGGGGTCCGGGGGCTGACCTCGAACCCGACCATTTTTGAAAAAGCGATCGCCACGGGGGCCGAATACGACGAGCCCCTTCGGCGCCTTTTGGCCCAAAAATTGACGGTGGAGGACATCGTCGAGCGGCTGGTCGTGGAGGACATTCGCGGGGCCGCCGACCTGTTCCGACCCCTGTACGATCGAACTTCGGGGGAAGACGGCTTCGTCTCCATCGAAGTGTCTCCGTTGCACGCCCGGAACACCGACGCCACGTTGGCCGAAGCGCGTCGCCTGTGGAAATGGGTGGACCGTCCCAACGTGATGATCAAAATCCCGGCCACCCGGGAAGGCCTTCCCGCCATCCAACGCTGCCTGACCGACGGCATCAACATCAACGTGACCCTTATTTTTTCCTTGGAACGTTACGACGAAGTCATTCAGGCCTATCGCGCGGCCCTGGAATCCCGGGCCCAGCAGGGGTTGGGCGTCGGGGTGGCCAGCGTGGCGAGTTTTTTCATCAGCCGCATCGATAGCTCCGTGGACAAGTTAATCCAGGAAAAAATTCAAACGTCCCCCAGCGCCAAGGAAAAAGACGCGTTGTTGGAGCTCCTGGGCAAAGTGGCCATCGCCAACGCGAAGGCGGCCTACCGGCTGTTTCGAAAGCGGTTCGCGGATGAAAAATTCGCCGCGTTGCGCACGCTCGGGGCGCGCCCCCAGCGGCCTCTTTGGGCCAGCACCGGAACCAAAAACCCCCATTATTCCGATGTGCTTTACCTGGACCAACTCATCGGCGCTTCGACCGTCAACACCGTGCCCCCCGCGACCCTCGCGGCGTTTTTGGATCACGGGCAAGTGGCCGACACCTTGGAGGCCGACGCGGACGAGGCGTTGAAGGCTCTCGAGCGGCTCAAAGCCGCGAAAATCGATTTGCGGCGGGTGACCGAAACGCTGGAGGCCGAAGGGGTGCGGTTGTTCGCCGAATCCTATGAAAAACTGCTCGCCAGCCTCCGCGCCAAAAAATTGGCCCTCGAACTGGCCGCCGCCAAAGGATGA
- a CDS encoding triose-phosphate isomerase, which yields MPRRALMAGNWKMHKTIAESVDLVNALKSQSGSWSDRDVLVCPPFTALAGAAQAARGTSVQVGAQNMNDNLQGAFTGEISAGMIKDAGATHVIVGHSERRQIYGESDALINKKTKVALDNGLVPIVCVGETLAEREGGKTFSVVETQINGGLKGLTAEQALRLVIAYEPVWAIGTGKTATPAQAQEVHAFIRRRLDALFGPKTADALRILYGGSVKPDNIDQLMAEPDIDGGLVGGASLKAEDFLRIVRFNAPAASRA from the coding sequence ATGCCCCGTCGCGCCTTAATGGCCGGAAATTGGAAAATGCACAAAACCATCGCGGAATCCGTCGATTTGGTGAACGCCTTGAAATCCCAATCCGGGTCCTGGTCGGACCGGGACGTCCTCGTGTGCCCGCCCTTTACGGCCTTGGCGGGGGCCGCCCAGGCCGCTCGCGGAACGTCCGTTCAAGTCGGAGCCCAGAACATGAACGACAATCTCCAGGGCGCCTTTACCGGGGAGATCTCGGCCGGGATGATCAAAGACGCCGGCGCGACCCACGTCATTGTCGGCCATTCGGAGCGACGCCAGATCTACGGGGAGTCCGACGCTTTGATCAACAAGAAAACAAAAGTGGCCTTGGACAACGGATTGGTTCCCATTGTCTGCGTCGGGGAAACCCTCGCCGAACGGGAGGGGGGCAAAACCTTTTCCGTGGTTGAAACTCAAATCAACGGGGGCTTAAAGGGTCTGACCGCGGAGCAGGCCCTCCGCCTTGTGATCGCCTACGAGCCCGTCTGGGCCATCGGCACCGGGAAAACCGCCACCCCGGCGCAAGCCCAGGAGGTTCACGCTTTCATCCGCCGCCGATTGGACGCCCTCTTCGGTCCCAAAACGGCCGACGCCCTCCGAATCCTTTACGGCGGCTCGGTCAAACCCGACAACATCGACCAGCTGATGGCCGAGCCCGACATCGACGGCGGTTTGGTCGGCGGCGCCAGCCTGAAAGCCGAGGATTTCCTCCGCATCGTCCGGTTCAACGCCCCGGCGGCTTCCCGGGCGTGA
- the zwf gene encoding glucose-6-phosphate dehydrogenase — protein sequence MPPCVRNSAVTPLNPRARAHEPTAGEGSPRGRSHRRVRPPGLPCGIVIFGASGDLAERKLFPSLFNLRSGGFLPPEFFALGTGRTDLTDEAFRLHVAEALKSILKSPPSPAEAASFLAHFYYQRLDYGDPEGYRRLAARLDDLETRHRTRGNRLHYLSIPPSLYETVVERLGAAGLSRGGRGGWARVIVEKPFGRDASSARVLSGKVWKVFNEDQIYRIDHYLGKETVQNILVLRFANIFFEPVWNRNYVDHVEITVAEDIGIGHRAGYYEEAGVLRDMFQNHLFQLLCITAMEAPSGFEADRVRDEKSKLLRAVRPFEADRLESVAVRGQYGRGDVAGVLQRAYLEEPGVSARSTTETFAALKVSIDNWRWEGVPFYLRSGKRLAQRLTEIVVQFKRIPHLMFHPLRAEDLSANRLVLRIQPEEGLSLTVETKRPGPALSLGTVGMDFSYEHVFGESPEAYERLFLDAMAGDQTLFTRSDWVDLSWSLLTPVLERWGDAGPPPLYASGTWGPPEADRLLAAQGHRWSNGK from the coding sequence TTGCCGCCTTGCGTCAGGAATTCGGCGGTCACCCCGTTAAATCCAAGAGCCCGGGCGCATGAGCCGACCGCGGGGGAAGGTTCTCCGCGCGGACGCTCCCATCGCCGCGTCCGCCCCCCGGGTCTCCCCTGCGGCATCGTCATCTTCGGCGCCTCCGGTGATTTGGCCGAACGCAAGCTTTTCCCGTCCTTGTTCAATCTCCGATCGGGCGGTTTCCTCCCCCCCGAATTTTTCGCCCTCGGCACCGGCCGCACGGATTTGACGGACGAGGCCTTTCGCCTTCACGTGGCCGAGGCGTTGAAAAGCATTCTCAAATCGCCGCCGTCCCCGGCGGAGGCGGCCTCCTTCCTCGCCCACTTTTACTACCAGCGACTGGATTACGGGGACCCGGAAGGTTACCGTCGGCTGGCGGCCCGGTTGGACGACCTGGAAACCCGCCACCGCACCCGAGGAAACCGACTGCATTATTTGTCGATCCCGCCCAGCCTCTACGAAACGGTGGTGGAACGGCTGGGCGCGGCGGGCCTCTCCCGGGGAGGGCGCGGCGGGTGGGCCCGGGTGATCGTTGAGAAACCCTTCGGCCGGGACGCTTCCTCGGCCCGGGTGCTGTCGGGAAAAGTGTGGAAGGTCTTCAACGAGGATCAAATTTACCGGATCGATCATTACCTGGGAAAAGAAACCGTCCAAAACATCCTGGTTCTTCGGTTCGCCAATATTTTCTTTGAGCCCGTTTGGAACCGGAATTACGTGGACCACGTGGAAATCACCGTCGCCGAAGACATCGGCATCGGCCACCGCGCGGGTTATTACGAGGAAGCCGGCGTTTTGCGGGACATGTTTCAAAACCATTTGTTTCAGCTCCTGTGCATCACCGCCATGGAAGCGCCGTCCGGGTTCGAGGCGGACCGTGTTCGGGACGAAAAATCAAAATTGCTGCGGGCGGTGCGCCCCTTCGAGGCGGACCGTTTGGAGTCGGTGGCGGTGCGGGGGCAATACGGTCGGGGCGACGTCGCCGGTGTTCTGCAACGGGCCTACCTGGAGGAGCCGGGGGTCTCGGCGCGGTCCACCACGGAAACTTTTGCGGCGTTGAAGGTGTCGATCGACAATTGGCGGTGGGAAGGCGTTCCGTTTTATCTCCGGTCCGGCAAGCGCTTGGCGCAGAGGTTGACGGAAATCGTGGTTCAATTCAAGCGCATCCCCCACCTGATGTTCCATCCCCTTCGCGCGGAGGACCTCTCGGCGAATCGGTTGGTTCTGCGCATTCAACCCGAAGAAGGGCTTTCCCTCACCGTGGAGACCAAGCGGCCGGGACCGGCGTTGAGTTTGGGCACGGTCGGAATGGATTTTTCCTACGAACACGTTTTTGGGGAATCGCCGGAAGCCTACGAGCGCCTCTTCTTGGACGCCATGGCGGGCGATCAGACCCTTTTTACCCGATCGGATTGGGTCGATCTGTCCTGGTCGCTGTTGACCCCGGTGCTGGAGCGTTGGGGCGACGCCGGACCCCCGCCCCTCTACGCCTCCGGAACCTGGGGGCCCCCCGAAGCGGATCGTCTGCTCGCGGCTCAAGGCCATCGGTGGAGCAACGGAAAATGA
- the rpiB gene encoding ribose 5-phosphate isomerase B — translation MKIALGSDHAGFAGKTALLQALRRAGHRVVDVGPITGDRVDYPDFAAAVGRAVASGRADRGVLVCGSGIGMAIAANKIRGVRAAVVWSEKTAALAAAHNRANVLSVGGRLFRTARLIRLVQIWLKTPFEGGRHAGRIEKITALEKGRIR, via the coding sequence GTGAAAATCGCCCTCGGTTCCGATCACGCCGGGTTCGCCGGAAAAACCGCCCTGCTCCAGGCCCTGCGGCGGGCCGGGCACCGGGTTGTGGACGTGGGACCCATCACCGGGGACCGAGTGGATTATCCCGATTTTGCGGCCGCGGTGGGGCGCGCCGTGGCTTCCGGCCGGGCGGACCGGGGGGTGTTGGTCTGCGGGTCCGGGATCGGGATGGCCATCGCCGCGAATAAAATCCGCGGGGTTCGGGCCGCCGTTGTTTGGTCGGAGAAAACCGCGGCCCTGGCCGCCGCGCACAACCGAGCGAACGTTCTCAGCGTCGGCGGGCGTCTTTTTCGCACGGCGCGGTTGATCCGTCTCGTCCAAATATGGCTGAAAACCCCCTTCGAGGGGGGGCGGCACGCCGGGCGAATTGAAAAAATCACCGCCCTCGAAAAGGGGCGAATCCGATGA
- a CDS encoding tetratricopeptide repeat protein, with the protein MKISVAVFSLILLAGVGHAESAQDLLQQGLAEVRGGDVDRGLSTLRRAAQLDPGNASILITLGLTAQEARRYDDARDALERALQRAPRSETALYNLAMVYEKLRDWSRARDAWTRFLALSPSSDLKEIAQRHVDRLE; encoded by the coding sequence ATGAAAATTTCGGTCGCCGTTTTTTCGTTGATCCTGTTGGCCGGGGTCGGCCACGCCGAAAGCGCCCAAGACCTGTTGCAGCAGGGCCTGGCCGAGGTTCGAGGCGGGGACGTCGATCGGGGCCTGTCCACCCTGCGTCGCGCCGCGCAATTGGACCCGGGAAACGCCTCGATCTTGATCACCCTGGGTTTGACCGCCCAGGAGGCGCGGCGTTACGACGACGCCCGGGACGCCTTGGAACGGGCCCTGCAGCGGGCTCCTCGATCGGAAACGGCCCTCTATAATCTCGCCATGGTTTACGAAAAGTTACGGGATTGGTCCCGGGCCCGGGACGCCTGGACGCGTTTTTTGGCTTTGTCCCCTTCGTCGGATCTCAAGGAAATCGCCCAACGGCACGTGGATCGTCTTGAATAA